A genome region from Fusarium musae strain F31 chromosome 5, whole genome shotgun sequence includes the following:
- a CDS encoding hypothetical protein (EggNog:ENOG41~MEROPS:MER0034745): MVSSKLLTVAFCAGATLALPQSKTVSDPTATIDNGIIIGTSTSIPDSKTKVNQFLGIPFAEKPIRFSPPKPAKAWGTPYNATVYKPACFMKFNYPEERRNQTIEIFATPGPPAGTSEDCLNLNIYAPVGAKAGSKPVAFWNHGGSFSHGSGSLPYYEGSEMAGYEDLVVVTVNYRTNIFGFPETYDLPKGQWNLGFLDQRLALSWVQDNIAAFGGDPEKVTIFGESAGAGSVDDLLTAPPDPLPFRAAILQSGSASTNVTPTGSWKTATKLAGCDKGDFDQVLKCMREIPAAKLKDIIERGMLDFAPLSDDGVTLSNYPREIRLMSKNKPKLMARVPVMLGTTADEARIPQFMNITVKDALKTLAPGISDFQVSLLKFLYPIGSPGINNEFDQVTRMATEIGMQCPIRYVAEDFAKADIKTWRYIYNASFANTEIFKGSGAYHSAEIPTLFGTYSEKGATEFQERLSREMQKAWGKFIRDPDNGPGWEQIPKIGVFGGGVRPDMTKEPVKALDVRNANVIEPRCLIFKSIWEKGQAKE, encoded by the exons ATGGTTTCCTCCAAGCTTCTTACAGTCGCTTTCTGTGCGGGAGCAACACTCGCTCTTCCACAATCTAAAACCGTCAGTGATCCAACCGCTACCATCGACAACGGTATCATAATCGGGACTTCAACATCCATTCCTGATTCCAAGACCAAAGTCAATCAGTTTCTCGGTATCCCCTTCGCCGAAAAGCCTATCCGCTTCAGTCCGCCAAAGCCAGCCAAAGCATGGGGCACTCCCTACAATGCCACCGTTTACAAGCCCGCTTGTTTTATGAAGTTCAACTATCCCGAAGAACGACGAAACCAAACGATTGAGATATTTGCTACCCCTGGACCCCCAGCAGGAACTAGCGAAGACTGCTTGAACTTGAACATTTATGCCCCTGTCGGTGCAAAGGCCGGCTCAAAGCCTGTTGCGTTCTGGAATCATGGAGGAAGTTTTAGTCATGGGTCTGGATCTTTGCCTTACTATGAAGGATCCGAGATGGCGGGCTATGAAGACCTGGTTGTAGTTACTGTCAATTACAGAACCAATATCTTTGGATTTCCCGAAACCTACGATTTGCCAAAGGGACAGTGGAATCTTGG CTTCCTTGACCAACGACTAGCCCTGTCTTGGGTGCAAGACAATATTGCTGCCTTTGGAGGAGACCCCGAGAAAGTCACCATCTTTGGTGAAAGTGCTGGTGCAGGAAGTGTCGATGATCTTCTCACAGCTCCACCAGACCCTCTCCCCTTTCGCGCAGCTATCCTTCAGTCTGGTTCTGCCTCAACAAACGTCACACCAACTGGTTCTTGGAAAACTGCAACCAAGCTAGCTGGTTGTGACAAAGGCGACTTTGATCAAGTCCTCAAGTGCATGCGCGAGATCCCAGCTGCTAAGCTCAAGGATATTATTGAAAGGGGCATGCTTGACTTTGCACCTCTCAGCGATGACGGGGTCACACTATCAAACTATCCCCGCGAAATCCGCCTCATGTCAAAGAACAAGCCGAAGCTCATGGCCCGAGTTCCTGTCATGTTGGGCACAACAGCCGATGAGGCAAGAATTCCTCAGTTCATGAATATCACCGTAAAGGATGCTTTGAAAACCCTAGCCCCTGGGATAAGTGACTTTCAAGTCTCGCTACTCAAGTTCCTCTACCCCATCGGATCTCCCGGAATCAACAACGAATTCGATCAGGTCACCAGAATGGCCACTGAAATCGGCATGCAGTGTCCCATTCGCTACGTGGCTGAGGACTTTGCTAAGGCAGATATCAAGACCTGGCGATACATTTACAACGCGAGCTTTGCCAATACTGAGATCTTCAAGGGCAGTGGAGCATATCATTCTGCGGAGATTCCAACCCTCTTTGGGACGTATTCCGAGAAAGGCGCCACTGAGTTTCAGGAGAGGCTGAGCAGGGAGATGCAGAAGGCTTGGGGGAAGTTCATCAGAGATCCCGACAATGGCCCTGGGTGGGAACAAATTCCCAAGATCGGTGTCTTTGGGGGGGGTGTGAGACCTGATATGACCAAAGAACCAGTAAAGGCATTGGATGTTAGGAACGCGAACGTCATTGAGCCAAGATGCTTGATATTCAAGAGCATATGGGAGAAGGGTCAGGCAAAGGAGTAA
- a CDS encoding hypothetical protein (EggNog:ENOG41): MNASKMSYLSRLSPIPAFPEYTGPYKVGTVDVEIPISELEAPSVAPEGVDKIHTVQYRMFYPAVPESHEKHISWLPNPQRQHLVAYTKFLGIGPMLAEFLSFLPRHLHYTTIPAHKNAKLLESSTENKRWPTMIFSHGLGGCRNSYSYIAGSLASHGIVVICPEHRDGSAVASFIRVPEKQNGTITSNSRIHVPYEKISHDLSPEVYQAREAQLRIRCWELGMIHQAMLAVDNGTRLTNLNRSTPSLDQFIGRCNIHEPGSIIFAGHSFGAATMTQFLKSTYYADVPEVAAMGEPIFVPAEGSDIRKQVTEKTLVMLLDMWCMPLMAPNSAPLFNLPLPAYADKASAPGGKAILAVESEHFFKWTDHLHMKARVLSPDPTVKVVTPQLFERPSGYKMSEPNFFYVVNSAHLNQSDFGILFPWLTQKIFKAEQPERALRLNLRAQLQMLRENNVPVGRTFAGDLVDGTSFDKLDKFNEANGDPCKDGINSDQAIFDKSGNNPVEFWRWIDIIGLGDAGGKKTTEKKVEEGEEEMKGELDPSEELPGAPPSMTGAVGAAAA; the protein is encoded by the exons ATGAACGCCTCCAAAATGTCCTACCTCTCACGCCTAAGCCCGATTCCTGCATTCCCTGAATACACAGGGCCCTACAAGGTCGGCACCGTCGATGTCGAGATCCCTATCTCCGAACTTGAAGCGCCCAGCGTTGCCCCCGAAGGCGTCGATAAGATCCATACCGTCCAGTATCGTATGTTCTACCCAGCTGTTCCCGAATCGCACGAGAAGCACATCAGCTGGTTGCCCAATCCTCAGCGACAGCACCTAGTCGCATACACAAAGTTCCTTGGTATTGGACCTATGCTGGCAGAATTCCTTTC ATTCCTGCCCCGACATCTTCACTATACTACGATCCCAGCCCACAAGAATGCGAAACTCCTTGAATCGTCAACCGAGAACAAGCGATGGCCGACCATGATCTTTTCCCATGGTCTGGGAGGGTGCCGAAACTCCTACTCTTACATCGCCGGCTCCCTTGCCTCTCACGGTATCGTCGTCATCTGCCCTGAGCATCGCGATGGCAGCGCTGTCGCAAGCTTCATTCGAGTTCCCGAGAAGCAAAACGGAACCATCACCTCCAACAGCCGAATCCACGTTCCCTACGAGAAGATCTCCCACGATCTCAGCCCCGAAGTCTACCAAGCCCGCGAAGCCCAACTCCGAATTCGATGCTGGGAGCTCGGTATGATCCATCAAGCCATGCTCGCTGTTGACAATGGCACGCGATTGACCAACTTGAACCGTTCGACCCCAAGCCTCGATCAATTCATCGGTCGATGCAATATCCACGAGCCTGGAAGCATTATCTTCGCTGGCCACAGCTTTGGTGCTGCTACTATGACGCAATTCCTCAAGAGCACATATTACGCTGATGTTCCAGAGGTGGCTGCAATGGGAGAGCCCATCTTTGTCCCTGCTGAGGGCAGTGATATTCGAAAGCAGGTCACTGAGAAGACCCTCGTCATGCTCCTCGACATGTGGTGCATGCCCTTGATGGCCCCCAACTCGGCGCCTCTGTTCAACCTGCCGCTGCCTGCATATGCCGACAAGGCCAGCGCTCCTGGTGGAAAGGCTATTCTGGCAGTCGAATCGGAGCACTTTTTCAAGTGGACAGACCATCTTCACATGAAGGCTCGTGTTTTGAGCCCTGACCCTACTGTCAAGGTCGTCACACCTCAACTATTCGAGCGGCCTAGTGGCTACAAGATGTCAGAGCCAAACTTCTTCTACGTCGTCAACTCCGCACATCTCAACCAGTCTGACTTTGGAATCTTGTTCCCATGGTTGACGCAAAAGATCTTCAAGGCCGAGCAGCCCGAGCGAGCGCTTCGTCTGAACCTTCGCGCTCAGCTCCAGATGCTTCGCGAGAACAACGTACCCGTTGGTCGCACATTCGCTGGAGACCTCGTTGACGGTACTTCGTTCGATAAGCTCGACAAGTTCAACGAAGCCAACGGCGATCCTTGCAAAGACGGCATCAACAGTGACCAAGCCATCTTTGATAAGAGCGGCAACAACCCTGTCGAGTTCTGGCGATGGATCGACATCATTGGTCTGGGCGACGCTGGCGGCAAAAAGAcgactgagaagaaggtcgaagagggcgaggaggagatgaagggcGAACTTGACCCTAGTGAGGAGTTGCCCGGAGCACCACCTTCTATGACCGGAGCTGTCGGTGCTGCTGCAGCGTAA